The following are from one region of the Candidatus Kinetoplastibacterium crithidii genome:
- the rlmH gene encoding 23S rRNA (pseudouridine(1915)-N(3))-methyltransferase RlmH, whose protein sequence is MTKITIITVSNTMPKAISSIWEEYRKRINKNYQIELKEIKPEQRNKNKTTNQSILAEGKKIILAIPTNSYIIVLDEKGEDYDTKKFAMYFNKISDQDITFIIGGTDGLDNNVKKICNKKIKLSSLTFPHHIVKILLIEQLYRVYSILNNHPYHRD, encoded by the coding sequence ATGACAAAAATTACAATAATTACAGTAAGCAATACTATGCCAAAAGCAATTAGTTCTATTTGGGAAGAATATAGAAAACGAATTAATAAAAATTATCAAATCGAACTCAAAGAAATAAAGCCAGAACAAAGAAATAAAAATAAAACTACTAACCAATCAATATTAGCAGAAGGCAAAAAAATAATTCTAGCTATACCTACTAACTCTTATATAATTGTCCTTGATGAAAAAGGTGAGGATTATGATACGAAAAAATTCGCTATGTACTTTAATAAGATATCTGATCAAGATATAACATTTATTATAGGTGGAACTGATGGACTTGATAACAATGTGAAAAAAATATGCAACAAAAAAATAAAATTATCTTCTCTAACATTTCCCCATCATATAGTAAAAATTCTATTAATAGAACAACTATACAGAGTATATAGCATATTAAATAATCATCCATATCATAGAGATTAA
- the rsfS gene encoding ribosome silencing factor: MNEIKNLEKSVISLLNDLKAKDIKIIDTSKSTVLFDKIIISTATSNTHARAIGQNISKLQKTFKYKKNKGHIEGIENGEWIIIDLNYIIVHIMQTSIRSFYNLEDYWNSIEL; the protein is encoded by the coding sequence ATGAACGAAATCAAAAACTTAGAGAAATCTGTTATATCATTATTAAATGATCTAAAAGCTAAAGATATAAAAATCATAGACACATCAAAATCAACAGTGTTATTTGATAAAATCATAATAAGCACTGCTACTTCTAATACACACGCTAGAGCAATAGGACAAAATATCTCTAAATTACAAAAAACATTCAAATATAAAAAAAATAAAGGCCATATTGAAGGAATAGAAAATGGAGAGTGGATTATCATTGATTTAAATTACATAATAGTCCATATAATGCAAACAAGCATCAGAAGTTTCTATAATCTAGAAGATTATTGGAATAGTATAGAATTATAA
- the nadD gene encoding nicotinate (nicotinamide) nucleotide adenylyltransferase: MKKIGLLGGSFDPIHISHIDIANIALDTLHLDEVHLIPTGISGQKKSFYASKIERLDMLRLAVNDCKNNKIKINEIEIKKNEISYTIETIKKIPNNNIYTLILGSDQLNNFSSWNKWQDILDIVNLAIAPRHNYPILIPEIVLDKLNENKKIITIIPLKLSNISSTYIRKCIKTSINVSDLLNHKVLRYILENNLYK, from the coding sequence ATGAAAAAAATAGGATTATTAGGCGGAAGCTTTGATCCCATACATATTTCTCATATTGATATAGCTAATATTGCATTAGACACATTACATCTAGATGAAGTACATTTAATTCCAACTGGAATCTCTGGACAGAAAAAATCTTTCTATGCATCAAAAATAGAAAGATTAGATATGCTTAGACTAGCTGTAAATGATTGCAAAAATAATAAAATTAAAATAAATGAAATAGAAATAAAAAAAAATGAAATAAGCTATACCATAGAAACAATAAAAAAAATACCAAATAATAATATTTATACTCTGATACTAGGATCTGACCAATTAAATAATTTTTCCAGTTGGAATAAATGGCAAGATATCTTAGACATAGTAAATCTAGCTATAGCACCAAGGCATAATTATCCAATACTAATACCAGAAATAGTATTGGATAAATTAAATGAAAACAAAAAAATAATCACAATAATACCATTAAAATTAAGTAATATTTCTTCTACATATATAAGAAAATGCATAAAAACATCCATCAATGTTAGCGATTTGCTAAATCATAAAGTATTAAGATATATTCTAGAAAATAATCTATATAAATAA
- the hemF gene encoding oxygen-dependent coproporphyrinogen oxidase has translation MPIHLNFKTKEYFTSLQKNIVSSLEEIECQKFLYDSWSNEKGQGLSCLIENGRVFERAAVLFSNVKGKKLPPTASEKKPDLHDSKWEAMGVSLVIHPKNPYVPTTHMNVRLFMAKNHQGNDVFWFGGGMDLTPYYVFEEDAKHFHNICYQSLKPFGSNFYQNYKKWCDEYFFIKHRNEIRGIGGIFFDDLNEPDFATSFNLVKSVGNNFINAYLPIVKKRYNIEYSEKERDFQLYRRSRYVEFNLIYDRGTSFGLQSEGRTESILLSMPPTVKWYYNYTPAKGSPEFLLNQYLQPREWL, from the coding sequence ATGCCAATTCATCTAAATTTTAAAACAAAAGAATATTTTACTTCTTTGCAAAAAAATATAGTTTCTTCTTTAGAGGAAATCGAATGTCAAAAATTTCTATATGATTCATGGAGTAATGAGAAAGGACAAGGATTATCTTGCTTAATAGAGAATGGCAGAGTATTTGAAAGAGCCGCTGTTCTATTCAGCAATGTGAAAGGAAAGAAATTACCACCAACAGCAAGTGAAAAAAAACCTGATTTACATGATTCTAAATGGGAAGCGATGGGTGTCTCTCTTGTAATTCATCCTAAAAATCCTTATGTTCCAACAACTCATATGAATGTAAGATTGTTTATGGCAAAAAATCATCAAGGCAATGATGTTTTTTGGTTTGGAGGAGGAATGGATCTAACTCCATATTATGTTTTTGAAGAAGATGCCAAACATTTTCATAATATTTGCTATCAATCTCTAAAACCATTTGGAAGTAATTTTTACCAAAATTATAAAAAATGGTGTGATGAATATTTCTTTATAAAACATAGAAACGAAATTAGAGGAATTGGGGGTATTTTCTTTGATGATTTGAATGAGCCTGATTTTGCAACGTCATTTAATCTTGTAAAATCAGTTGGAAATAACTTTATTAATGCTTATTTACCAATAGTAAAAAAACGTTATAACATAGAATACAGCGAAAAAGAAAGAGATTTTCAGTTGTATAGAAGAAGCAGATATGTTGAATTCAATTTAATCTATGATAGGGGAACGTCATTTGGTTTGCAATCAGAAGGTCGAACTGAATCAATATTGTTATCAATGCCTCCGACAGTTAAATGGTACTATAACTACACTCCAGCTAAAGGAAGCCCAGAATTTCTATTAAATCAATATCTTCAGCCAAGAGAATGGTTATGA
- the purD gene encoding phosphoribosylamine--glycine ligase codes for MKILIIGSGGREHALAWKIAQSSKITQVYVAPGNAGTSNANNIKNIQIENIDELAKFAEENNIKITVVGPEAPLADGIVDKFMSKDLRIFGPTKSAARLESSKKFAKDFMSRHNIPTAKYATFTNREEAISYLEKEGAPIVIKADGLASGKGVVVAETLAQAKEAVIDMMDRKNVTKLIIEEYLTGEEASFIVMSDGINIMPLATSQDHKRLKDGDQGPNTGGMGAYSPANIVTPDLHNRIMKEIIIPTIQGMAKDGIPYTGFLYAGVMISPGEDPERPIKTLEFNCRMGDPETQPIMMRIKSDFVDVLEHALNGSLDKATITWDRRVALGVVLASYNYPESPRKNDIINGIPNDKEDCVVFHAATKISSGKYKTDGGRVLCITTLGDSVRIAREIAYKAISNIKFDGMQYRSDIGWRSLKSTSSNKSG; via the coding sequence ATGAAAATATTAATAATTGGTTCTGGTGGTCGTGAACATGCTTTGGCATGGAAAATAGCTCAATCTTCAAAAATAACCCAAGTATATGTAGCTCCCGGAAATGCTGGAACATCCAATGCAAACAACATAAAAAATATCCAAATCGAAAATATAGATGAATTAGCAAAATTTGCCGAAGAAAATAATATAAAAATAACAGTTGTTGGTCCTGAAGCTCCTTTAGCAGATGGAATAGTAGATAAATTTATGAGTAAAGATCTACGAATATTTGGTCCCACAAAATCTGCAGCTAGACTAGAAAGTTCTAAAAAATTTGCTAAAGATTTTATGTCTCGACATAATATACCTACAGCTAAATATGCTACTTTTACTAATAGAGAAGAAGCTATTTCTTATTTAGAAAAAGAAGGGGCCCCTATAGTTATCAAAGCAGATGGACTAGCTTCTGGTAAAGGAGTTGTTGTAGCTGAAACCTTAGCACAAGCTAAAGAAGCCGTAATTGATATGATGGATAGGAAAAATGTTACTAAACTCATAATTGAAGAGTATTTAACTGGAGAAGAAGCTTCTTTTATTGTAATGTCAGATGGTATAAACATTATGCCATTAGCTACAAGCCAAGATCATAAAAGGCTCAAAGATGGAGATCAAGGTCCTAATACTGGAGGCATGGGTGCTTATTCACCTGCTAATATTGTAACTCCAGATCTACATAATAGAATTATGAAAGAGATTATTATTCCTACTATTCAGGGAATGGCAAAAGATGGAATTCCGTACACTGGATTTCTTTATGCTGGTGTAATGATATCTCCTGGAGAAGACCCTGAACGACCAATAAAAACATTAGAATTTAACTGCAGAATGGGAGACCCTGAAACACAACCAATTATGATGAGAATAAAAAGTGACTTTGTTGATGTTCTTGAACATGCTCTAAATGGCTCATTAGATAAAGCTACTATTACATGGGATAGAAGAGTTGCATTAGGAGTTGTTCTTGCATCTTATAATTACCCAGAATCTCCAAGAAAAAATGACATTATTAATGGAATACCTAATGACAAAGAAGATTGTGTCGTCTTTCATGCTGCGACCAAAATTTCTTCTGGAAAATATAAAACTGACGGTGGACGTGTACTATGCATAACCACACTAGGAGATTCTGTTAGAATAGCTAGAGAAATTGCGTACAAGGCAATATCAAATATTAAGTTTGATGGTATGCAATATAGATCTGATATAGGATGGAGATCTTTAAAATCTACTTCATCTAATAAATCTGGATAA
- a CDS encoding YebC/PmpR family DNA-binding transcriptional regulator, translating into MAGHSKWANIQHRKNRQDDRKSRLWTKIIREITIAAKNGGPDPDTNPQLRSSLEKASNANIPKENINRAIYKGSKESDTVKYEEIYYEGYGINGSAIIAHAMTDNRTKTASEVRHIFTKNNGSLGQDGSVSFMFKKYGRFIFPPGHNTEKIFETALNFNIEEIETLEDTSTEVLCNIEYCTELYNYFKSTFNELKFSNDIIMKPLSLVHLNQEESIKMNKLLLDLENLEDIQSTYTNAILTI; encoded by the coding sequence ATGGCAGGACATAGTAAGTGGGCTAATATTCAACATAGAAAAAACCGGCAGGATGACAGGAAAAGCCGTTTATGGACTAAGATAATCAGAGAAATAACAATTGCAGCAAAAAATGGTGGACCAGATCCAGATACAAACCCACAACTAAGATCTTCCTTGGAAAAAGCATCTAACGCAAATATTCCAAAGGAAAATATAAACAGAGCAATTTATAAAGGCTCAAAAGAATCTGATACAGTAAAATATGAAGAAATTTATTATGAAGGATATGGAATTAATGGCTCTGCTATTATTGCCCATGCAATGACTGACAATAGAACTAAAACTGCATCAGAAGTTCGTCATATTTTTACAAAGAATAATGGCAGTTTAGGACAAGATGGTTCTGTATCTTTTATGTTCAAAAAATATGGAAGATTTATTTTTCCACCAGGACATAATACAGAAAAAATATTTGAAACTGCATTAAATTTTAATATAGAAGAAATAGAAACATTAGAAGATACTTCTACAGAAGTACTATGCAATATAGAATATTGTACTGAATTATATAACTATTTTAAAAGCACATTTAATGAACTAAAATTTAGTAATGATATAATAATGAAACCTTTAAGCTTAGTTCATCTAAACCAAGAAGAATCAATAAAAATGAACAAATTACTTTTAGATTTAGAAAATTTGGAGGATATACAATCTACATATACTAATGCCATCTTAACAATTTAA
- a CDS encoding aspartate carbamoyltransferase, translating to MSQQMLLQEMIDKFGLKKEILAAYLGVNVDILNSWFASSLSSEYIPMPNAVFNYISEFIEKNSFSGIYNLPLRNRISFCGKNHLLSVEQFDRNSIEELFTIADLMVPIARRKKISRVLEGAVLGNLFFEASTRTRVSFGTAFCRLGGSVCDTTGFTFSSMAKGESIYDTSRVIAGYVDIMVVRHPDRGSVSEFARASNIPVINGGDGPGEHPSQALLDLYTIKNEFNRLNKSLDGSHISLIGDLKYGRTVHSLIKLLSLYKDIKISLVSPIGLEMPESIINYASRNGNIVSIEPSVKKGLSGADVVYATRVQKERFESEFEFQYESDFHINSEKINAFCKKDTIIMHPLPRDSSVGSNDLSTDLNNDYRLAIFRQSDNGIPIRMAIFAILLGVEDIVHRNLKDVEWSRPVYISFADAAFHNL from the coding sequence ATGTCTCAGCAGATGCTTTTGCAGGAAATGATAGATAAATTTGGTTTGAAGAAAGAAATTCTTGCTGCTTATTTGGGAGTAAATGTTGATATTCTAAATTCTTGGTTTGCTTCTAGTCTAAGTTCAGAATATATACCTATGCCTAATGCTGTGTTTAACTATATATCTGAGTTTATTGAAAAAAATTCTTTTTCTGGGATATACAATCTTCCTTTGCGTAATAGAATTTCTTTTTGCGGTAAAAACCATCTTTTATCAGTAGAACAGTTTGATCGTAATTCAATAGAAGAATTATTCACTATTGCTGATCTAATGGTTCCAATAGCTCGTCGTAAAAAAATTTCTAGAGTTTTGGAGGGAGCTGTATTAGGAAATCTTTTTTTTGAAGCCAGTACTCGTACTAGAGTTAGTTTTGGAACAGCTTTTTGTAGGCTAGGTGGTTCTGTATGTGATACAACTGGTTTTACTTTTTCCTCTATGGCAAAAGGAGAGTCTATCTATGATACCAGTAGGGTAATTGCTGGTTATGTTGATATAATGGTTGTTCGTCACCCTGATCGTGGGTCTGTGTCAGAGTTTGCTAGAGCATCTAATATTCCTGTTATAAATGGTGGTGATGGTCCTGGTGAGCATCCTAGTCAGGCCTTACTTGATTTATATACAATAAAAAACGAATTCAATAGGTTAAATAAATCATTAGATGGATCTCATATATCTTTAATAGGTGATTTAAAATATGGAAGAACTGTGCATTCACTTATTAAACTGTTGTCTTTATATAAAGATATAAAAATTTCTTTAGTTTCTCCTATCGGTTTAGAAATGCCTGAAAGCATCATAAATTATGCTTCTAGAAATGGTAATATTGTGAGTATTGAGCCTTCTGTAAAGAAAGGATTGAGTGGAGCAGACGTTGTATATGCTACTAGAGTGCAAAAAGAAAGATTTGAATCCGAATTTGAATTCCAGTATGAAAGCGATTTTCATATTAATAGCGAAAAGATAAATGCTTTTTGTAAAAAAGATACCATCATAATGCATCCATTACCAAGAGACAGTAGTGTAGGATCGAATGACCTAAGTACAGATTTGAATAATGATTATCGTTTGGCTATTTTTAGGCAATCTGATAATGGCATACCAATTAGGATGGCTATTTTCGCTATTTTGCTTGGCGTTGAAGATATTGTTCATAGGAATTTAAAGGATGTAGAGTGGAGTCGTCCTGTCTATATTAGTTTTGCTGATGCAGCATTTCATAATTTATAA
- the recA gene encoding recombinase RecA: MSEQKTKVDKSDKEKALSAAISQIEKQFGKGSVMRYGDNDVQNDIQVVSTGSLGLDIALGVGGLPRGRVIEIYGPESSGKTTLTLQVIAEMQKIGGTCAFIDAEHALDVQYASKLGIVLSDLLISQPDTGEQALEIADALVRSGSVDLIVIDSVAALVPKAEIEGDMGDSLPGLQARLMSQALRKLTATIKRTNCMVIFINQIRMKIGVMFGSPETTTGGNALKFYASVRLDIRRVGSIKKGDEVIGSETRVKVVKNKVAPPFKQAEFDIMYGKGISRAGEIIDLGVLSGSIEKSGSWYSYKGNKIGQGKDTVRDFLNTNVDISKEIEDSIRENLIHGNHSFPRTLENKQSD; the protein is encoded by the coding sequence ATGAGTGAACAAAAGACCAAAGTTGATAAATCTGATAAAGAAAAGGCTTTGTCAGCTGCAATTTCTCAAATTGAAAAACAATTTGGAAAAGGCTCAGTAATGCGTTATGGAGATAATGATGTTCAGAATGATATTCAAGTAGTATCAACCGGTTCATTAGGCCTTGACATAGCTTTAGGTGTTGGAGGTTTACCAAGAGGTCGTGTGATAGAAATTTATGGTCCAGAGTCTTCTGGAAAGACCACTCTTACTTTGCAAGTTATAGCTGAAATGCAAAAAATAGGCGGAACTTGTGCTTTTATCGATGCGGAACATGCTTTAGATGTTCAATATGCGTCTAAACTTGGTATTGTGCTTTCTGACTTATTGATTTCACAACCAGATACCGGTGAGCAGGCTTTAGAGATTGCTGATGCTTTAGTTAGGTCTGGCTCTGTAGACTTAATCGTTATTGACTCAGTGGCTGCTTTGGTTCCTAAGGCCGAAATAGAAGGTGATATGGGTGATTCTCTACCTGGATTACAAGCTAGGTTGATGAGTCAAGCCCTTAGAAAATTGACGGCTACTATTAAAAGAACTAACTGCATGGTTATATTTATCAACCAAATAAGAATGAAAATAGGTGTGATGTTTGGCAGTCCTGAGACAACAACTGGAGGTAATGCCTTAAAATTCTATGCATCTGTTCGTTTGGATATTAGAAGGGTTGGTTCTATTAAAAAGGGTGATGAAGTTATTGGCAGTGAAACAAGAGTTAAAGTAGTAAAAAACAAAGTAGCTCCTCCTTTTAAACAAGCCGAATTCGATATAATGTATGGCAAAGGCATCTCAAGAGCAGGGGAGATTATTGATTTAGGTGTATTAAGTGGATCCATTGAGAAGTCGGGGTCATGGTATAGTTACAAGGGCAATAAAATTGGTCAAGGTAAAGATACTGTTCGAGATTTTTTAAATACAAATGTTGATATATCTAAAGAAATTGAGGATTCTATTAGAGAGAATCTTATTCATGGAAATCATTCTTTTCCTAGGACTTTAGAAAACAAGCAATCAGATTAA
- a CDS encoding RecX family transcriptional regulator, giving the protein MKKTLISIAIKLLSKRDYSCHELSKKLLTFCENRSEIDYTIALLKEKKFLSDDYFSERLVAKYISNYGSNFIFLKMKSYGLDIEIIEKNIFAVKETDFDRAVLLCEKKFGGYSNQEVSYSKKARFLASRGFPSDIVYKVLNES; this is encoded by the coding sequence TTGAAGAAAACATTAATTTCAATCGCTATAAAACTCTTGAGTAAAAGAGATTATTCTTGTCATGAGCTTTCTAAAAAATTATTGACATTTTGTGAAAATCGATCAGAGATAGACTATACAATTGCACTTTTAAAAGAAAAGAAATTTCTTTCTGACGATTATTTTTCAGAGCGTTTAGTAGCTAAATATATTAGCAATTATGGAAGTAATTTCATTTTTTTGAAAATGAAATCATATGGTTTAGATATAGAAATTATAGAAAAAAATATTTTTGCAGTTAAAGAGACAGACTTTGATAGAGCTGTTTTATTATGCGAAAAAAAATTTGGAGGCTATTCAAATCAAGAGGTTTCTTATAGTAAAAAAGCTAGATTTTTAGCATCACGTGGTTTTCCTAGTGATATAGTTTATAAAGTTCTAAATGAATCATGA
- the sucC gene encoding ADP-forming succinate--CoA ligase subunit beta: MKIHEYQGKELLRRFNVTVPRGIPAFSIDEAVSAAEKLGGPVWVVKAQIHAGGRGKGGGVKLARSLDEVKKISSEILGMQLVTHQTGPQGQKVRRLLIEEGADIKKEYYFGIVTDRGTQKICVMASSEGGMDIEEVAAKSPEKIIKVFVDPTVGLSNEEAKSLARSIGIPEQSVEKASLEFIKLYQAYWDTDASLVEVNPLILTGDGNIVSLDAKFNFDSNALFRHPDIVAYRDLDEEDPAEVEASKFDLAYIQLDGNIGCLVNGAGLAMATMDTIKLFGGEPANFLDVGGGATASKVTEAFKIMLKNKEVKAILVNIFGGIMRCDVIAEGVILACKAVDLKVPLVVRMKGTNEELGKKMLSESGLPIISADTMAEAATKVVAAVK; this comes from the coding sequence ATGAAGATTCACGAGTATCAAGGTAAAGAACTGCTTAGACGGTTTAATGTAACTGTACCACGTGGCATTCCAGCTTTTTCTATTGATGAAGCTGTATCTGCTGCTGAAAAGCTTGGTGGTCCAGTATGGGTTGTTAAGGCTCAAATTCATGCAGGAGGTCGAGGCAAAGGAGGTGGCGTTAAATTAGCACGCTCTTTAGACGAAGTAAAAAAAATATCCTCAGAAATATTGGGTATGCAGCTTGTAACTCACCAGACAGGTCCTCAAGGACAAAAAGTCCGTCGTTTATTAATTGAGGAAGGTGCTGATATAAAAAAAGAATACTATTTTGGCATAGTAACTGATCGAGGAACACAAAAAATTTGTGTCATGGCTTCTAGTGAAGGAGGTATGGACATAGAAGAAGTTGCAGCAAAAAGTCCTGAGAAAATAATAAAGGTATTTGTTGACCCTACGGTTGGTCTATCTAATGAAGAAGCTAAGAGTTTAGCAAGAAGTATAGGTATTCCAGAGCAATCAGTCGAAAAAGCATCTTTGGAATTTATCAAGTTGTATCAAGCCTATTGGGATACTGATGCCTCATTGGTTGAAGTTAACCCTTTGATTTTGACTGGTGATGGAAATATAGTTTCATTAGATGCTAAGTTTAATTTTGACTCTAATGCTCTTTTTCGTCATCCTGATATTGTTGCCTATCGTGATTTGGATGAGGAAGATCCAGCAGAAGTAGAAGCTAGTAAGTTTGATCTTGCTTATATACAACTTGATGGAAATATAGGTTGTTTAGTAAACGGAGCTGGTTTGGCAATGGCTACGATGGATACTATTAAGCTGTTTGGTGGAGAGCCTGCTAACTTTCTTGATGTAGGTGGTGGGGCTACAGCTTCTAAAGTAACAGAAGCATTCAAAATAATGCTTAAGAATAAAGAAGTGAAAGCTATTTTAGTTAATATCTTTGGCGGTATTATGAGGTGTGATGTTATTGCTGAAGGTGTAATATTAGCTTGTAAAGCAGTAGACCTTAAAGTTCCATTAGTTGTTAGAATGAAGGGAACTAATGAAGAGTTAGGCAAGAAAATGTTGTCTGAATCTGGTTTGCCAATTATAAGTGCAGATACTATGGCTGAGGCTGCTACCAAAGTCGTTGCTGCTGTTA